TGCTGGACATGTTGGTGAATGCTACAATCTTTTCGAAGATTAATTTGCGAAGCGGGTATCACCAGATAAGAATTCATCCTAGAGATTAATAGAAAACTGCTTTTAAGATAAAAGATGGATTATATAaatggctagtcatgccttttggcttgaAAAACGCATCTAGTACATTAATGCAAGTGATGACACAAATTATATAGCCATTCATTAGCAAGTTTGTTGTTGTATATTTCGATGATATTCGCATCTATAGCCGATCATGAGACGATCATTTGGACCATGTTCGCCAAGTGATAGAGAATTAAATCACGAGAAACTCTACATCAATTTGAAGAAGTGTACCTTCATGAGTTCTAGCGGGGTTTTTTTGGGGTTCGTCGACTCAGTAGAAGGCGTGAATGCTGATTCTAAAAAGATAAGGGCTACTATTAAATGACCAACTCCCATAAACATTCATGAGGTCCACAGTTTTCACAGGCTTGCAATATTTTATTGAAGGTTTATTCAGAACTTTAGTTCCATCATGGTGCCCATTATTGAATGTATGAAGGTCAATCCATTTGGGTTGACTAAAGCAACAACAAAGGCATTTCAAGAAATCAAGCAGAAAATGACAGAAGCTCCAGTTCTTAGACCCCTTGATTTCAAAAAGGTGTTAGAAGTTGCCTGTGATGTATCCCACATAGGCATAGGATGTGTCCTTAGCCAGGAATGACATTCGGTGGCCTTTTTCAATGAAAAACTCAATGAGGCACGGAAAAAGTATTCTACATACGACGTAGAGTTTTATGCTATTGTACAAGCTTTGAAGCATTGGCGCCATTACCTCATTCATCAGGAGTTTGTTCTCTACTCTGATCATGAGGCATTACGTTATTTGATTTCTCAGAAGAAGTTTAGCACTAGGCATGCTAAGTGGAGTGCTTATCTTCAAGAGTTCACATTCAACCTAAAACATCACGCTAGCATCGAAAATAAGGTAGCGGACGCCCTCAGTCGAAAATCGCACCTATTGTCTACATTATCAGTTTCTTTTGTTGGGTTTAAAGAACTTAAGAGGGACTATTGATGCATGACGGATGGTCTATCCTAGATTGATGTGTTGAAACTAAATAATGAATTAATTAAAGcaaccaaaactcaaaataaaACTACTCTATCACAAAGTTAAAGAATACAAATAACAAAACATGTTCTAGTTTAAAGCCGTAAACAATCCCGCAATGTAGATCTAACAAAATATGAATTAATTAGGAtctatggaaggtagaactttCTTCTAACATAGGGATTACTCTTAATTCAAAAGGATTCACTTGGTTTTAAGGTTTTAACTAAACTACCTTTCGGTTTAGGGTTTTATATTTtgggaattggggatttaggtttaggaattgggAAACTAGGGTTTAGGATTGAAGTAAAGGACAATGAATAGAGaggaatgaggaagatgaagcaAGAGGGCGACAACCGTACACGTGTGTCCGTACGACCGTATGGATAGGGACTTGGGGCTAATGGTGGTCGGGGCAagttaggttgaggtttagatgggttagggtttgattggtTTAGGGTTTAATAGAATTTATTTGaaacaaaagggaaaaaaaaacgagagagagagacgatgagaAGGAAGAAAGTAAAGGAACTACCTTAGagagaagaatgagagagaagggTAAATTGGAATCAGTTCATGGCATCATACCAACTTCAATCACAAGAGGTTTTTGTTACTCAAAAGCAAAAGAGAGAAATTTCATTCTAAGGCATCATAATGCTCCTAGATTCACAAGCCTACCCATTTATAAACTAATTGGGGTGTttttacaaaaatacccttaTGATTCTAGAATATCCAAAATAATCCCTGAATCAACTAAAACAGAAAATaacccacaaaataaataaaataaccaaaCTCATGATGTCTAAACTAATGTCTCACGATGTCTACGACAAAGACAGCGCAATGATTAACGATCTGGATGATCTAACGCTTGAAATCCAATGGTCTGATGAAAACGTCCACTCAATCCAAAGGTCTAGATGTATCCAATAAGCTGCTATATGCAGCCcatatgcatcttcctagtgtgaggtcttcaaagatgcatgaacatgcaTGTAGGGTCTTCTAACGAGGCTACGTATTCGATTCAGGCCCCatatattgaccatccaaccataGAGATGCTGGAATTGGGGCCAAAGCtctcctcctctggtatactctgaatggtgctcggatgtcctcatcaactatGCCGCCGATGATGATATTAGAAATGTATTTTCAACACTCGTTCCCGGCATAGGCACCGGCACCGAGTACTTAAGATTTAGCTTGCATAATGGGTACTTATTCTATGATATGAGATTGTGTCTTCTTAAAAATTCCTTGCGAGAGCTTGTTATGGGTGAGCTTCGTTCAGGTGGCCTGTGTGGTCACTTTAGTATCGATAAAACGACAACCCTAGTTGAAGACCGTTTCTATTAGCCAAGTTTGAAAAAAGATGCTAGGGTCATTGGTCGTCAATGTCGAGCGTGCCAGCTGGGTAATGGTAGCAAGCAGAATATTGGTCTTTATATGCCATTACCTATGTAAGATACTCCATGGGAAGACATCGATATGGATTTCTTCTTGGGATTGCATAAGACTCAACGTGGCTATGACTCTATTGATGTTGTGGTTGGCAGGTTCTCAAAGATGGCTCATTTTATCCCTTATAGCAAGACGTCAGACGCCATGCACATCGCCAATGTTTTCTTCAAAGAGATGGTTCATCTACATGTTATTCCCAAAACGATTGTATTTGATTGTGATGTTAAGTTTATGAGCTACTTCTAGTGCACCTTATGGTCTAAGATGGAAACTAAGTTGAAGTTCTCAAGTGtttatcatccacaaacagatgggcataTTGAAGTTGTCAACCGTAGTCTTGAGAATCTACTTCAATGTCTGGTTAGTGATCATATTAGCCCATTGGACATCATGTTACCACAAGTTGAGTTTGACTATTATAGTTATGTGAACTGCACTATGGGACTCTCCATTTGAATTGTGACGGGTACGCAACTACGACAACCTATTGATTTAGTCTCACTTCCTAGTGCGACTCGATCGAGCCAATGTGCTAAAGCTTTTGCACAGCATGTTAAGGAGATGCATGAAGAAGTTAGGTGAAAGATCACCCTTAGtaatgaaaattacaagagaCATGTAGATGTTCAACAACGTTCTGCACAATTCCAAGAAGGAGATAGAGTCATGGTGTGACTTAAGCCTGAGCGGTTTCCAGTAGGCTCTTATACAAAGCTTCACTTAAAAAAGGCAAGTCATTATCATATTTTGAAAAAGTTAGGTGATAATGCATACCTAATTGAGCTTCCACCCAAAATGAAGATCAGCCCcatttttaatgtggaagatcatACGGTTTATCTTGGACATCACACAAACGAGATCACGGAAGAATTGGCTATCCAGATACCTGAGGTACAATGCCACTCGCCAGATCGAAGAAATCATTGAAGACATGTTGGATGATCAAATAGTTTCCACACGCCAAAGAGGGTATCAAAAGTTTCTTGTCAAATGGAAGGCCAACTAGGATCTGACAACATGTGGATTTCAGCGAATGATTTGAAGCGCATCAACACATAACTCTATGAGTAGTACATTGCCATTAACTCAAGTGGAGCTGAGTTTTTCCAAGCCGGGGGAATTGATGCAATCGGtccacatcccacatgtgcaTGCTTTGCACGTGCATacgagaaaatgaccactttccCTCTTTAGCTCATCTctactttccttcttctttccaaTCCCTAAATTAGGAAATGTCTTCACTTTTTATTTCTTTAAAATCTCTACATTAGGTAACTTcctttgatatttttatattaagTAAGAAGTAATCTTAGATTCTTCTTATTTAAGTGATTTCTTATTTAAgtattttcatattttctcaGACATTGGCTAGTTAGGGATTTTATTCTTAGATTCCATAGCTTTTATTGGAGATTGTAAGGACTGATTATAAATAAGGCctatggcctatggaataagCAAAGTTGaataatattctcttttatgaaAATTCTCCGGTTTTCTCTGCGGTAGTTGTTGAAGGGGGAAGTGATATCTACTTCAAGACTAGAGGactattgagcttgctcacaATCTTTCATTCACGGTCTCTAGCAtttggctagaggattgttgggtcctttcccacaatttctttcttcttttctttgatctatttgctTCCCCTTCCGAGATTTGCATTAAAAAGGCACATGGTTAGTGGCTAGAATCTGTTAATTATATAATTTTTTGAGTCACGCTCCATCAATAGCAGTGCCCAAATAGACCAACTATCCTGAAATCACTTCCTTTTTCTTAGAAGTTTAAATGCATCAAAAAGTTGTGACTTACGCCTTGTAACTCACAGGTGAAATCCTGCCCAAACTACACCTGTAACTGAGTTATCTGCGAACCCTTCACAACTAATCAAacctacaggcatccaaatgacccattGCAGTATCATTATTTGGTTGTTTTGTGCAAATCATATGTATTTGAAAACATCTTTAAGGATCCCATGCATCCTACTTAGCTAACCTACAGACTCCAGAATTTGTATATGCCACATACAAATTtatagtgcctgtgtatcaaccataaCACTCTTCTGAAGCATCGAAGTTCTTCTCCTAATTCAACAGTCCTACAGTactcatattttaaaaaataaaaacaacatcaaattcttttttattctttagaGAGATTTCTCCATCATCAAATTCATCATTTACAAATTGCAAAACTAAATAAAACACTAAGTATGCACCTTACCTGTCCCGCCTGTGATGACATAAGAACAATCGAGCCGGGCCCACGACCGGCCCTATTCTTCATCCCCGGCAGTGCAGCCTTTATCAAATGGAATGTCCCCATCAAATTCACGTCGATCATGAATTTGACCCCATCCACATCCTGCTTCTCCAATTCTTGAGCAACGAACACCCCGTGGTTGCAGACTAGGACATCGATGGGGCCCGCCGCATCGACGGCCTGCCGCACTGCGTCGAAGTCCCTGACATCGGCGCTGAAGGTGGCAACGTCGACGCCGGTGGCGAGGCGGATGGAGTCCCGGGCTTCTTCGAGCTTGCCGGGGCTCCGGGCGAGGATGGAGACGCGGGCGCCCTCCGCGGCGGCGCGGTGGGCGAGAGCTAGGCCGATGCCGCTGGATCCGCCAGTGATGAAGACGTGGCGGCTCTTGATTGGGATCTTGGTTGGCCGGGGGCGGACGAGgaaggagaggaggaggaggagagagagagggaggaggagaaggaagagaagtgccattgagagagtgagagagagagagagggagggaggcagTTTCTCACGTGAGAGGGAGGACGAAGATGGACGCCACGGATGGCGATCTGTGCGCCGAGAGATTGACGAGGCGAACCTCAGCACACGTGTGGGAATTATTGGCAATTGAGAAGTGAGCCCGCTGTGAACTTTTCCCGCCGGGTCTCCAGGCGGGGCGCGGATTAGATGCTGACAAGGTGAGtatccaaatcgctactgaagtgacgtcactaagctctgtgggcccaactatgatgcatgtgttatatccataccgtccatccatttggagagatcgttttattgcATGATGAAAataatgagatggatataaagttcaagtggacccaccgtagaaaacagtggggacagtgacatccaccgttcaaaacttcttaggggccacagaagtttccgatcaagcttatatttttgttttcacttcatccatctctatgttaatttatgaattggttggatctaaaaaatacatcatgatgggccctataaatgtttcaatggtgagtgtgaTTGATCTCATggctttctgtggtgggtccacttgaactttagatctatatcattctttttctcatgccataaaacgatctcggtatggatacaacacatgcatcatggtggggtccacagagcttggtgacgtcacttcagtagcgatttggctactgaccttgtaagTATCTAATCTGCACCTCCAGGTGCGAGTTAGCTGCGACCCGGAACCAGCGATGTGAGTGGGACCTTGACTGTGGATGGGACTTACACCGGTAACCAAacgttgtagggcccaccgtgatgtatgtgtttcattcatgccatccatttttagagctcgtTGTAGggcacccaaaaatgaaatagacccTGTGAGCGCCTTTTCACGGTGCAGTGATGATTGATCTGAATTTTTAATGAGTAGGCAAGTCGTAGAGCATGTTCAAAACGATCTAATGCGATGTACAAATTATGTAGAAATGTAATGTATGATATGTTAGATGCTATACAAATGTTTATGATAAAACGATGGCCAACTAGATAAGGTTTTTGATGGGCTAGTTCCGAGTATAttggcaagccatagagcatgaGTCCACCAGTTAGCTGCAAGAAAACGATGAAATGCAATGTACATGACAAAACAACGGCTAACTGGGTGAGGTTTCTAGTGGAATTGCTTCGATTATATCAATAAGTCTCGCAGCATATGCCCGCCAGTTAGATGCGAGAAAACGATGAAATGCAATGAaatgatgatgtatatgaggagcaagAGGGTTAAGATGGAAATGAGTGTTGCACGATGCTAATGTTCTACtatgatgaaattgattgaaTCTTGAATAGTTGGATAAATGATAGTGTCGCAAGGCTAAATTGGTGACTCATATTTGAACTTAAATGGCTCATGAGGCTTGGACTCTACTTAGGCTATGCTAGATCAGGGTTGGACTCACTCTCacttagagttgtacatgagtcgaaccgagtcgagcttggcacaacttgactcagctcggccactagttgaccccagcttaaacttggctcggctcagtccttgagccttaTTGGCCAGTTCGGCTcagttcgaaccgagttcaagcctttgcgacattttctcaaacacatggagtgcacctgcaatttctcacagtatgcaaaacaACAATAGCATTttacaggcatttcatcaaacactcaatacgcagcatcaaaatcaagatacaatggcagttttatcatgtaatgtttctttttttggtagtgatttgtttcatattcatacatTACTTACCATCAGCTGATCCTGCGGAGAATGTATACACCTGAatcaacacttcattgagtcatttcatcaaacacttggtgagcaacatcaatattaaaaaaactgaatcaccgaactggttcgatctgaatTCAATTCGAGCTGAGGTTCGATCCGAATTGATTCGAGCTtggacaagctcgaactcagcttgaaattttttcaagttcCAAAAATCTgctcaaactcaatttcaaacggagtcaaatcgagctttttttagtcaagtcagcaagttaaccgagctaacttggttttTGTACAGCTctactctcactctccttggagGGATGGCTAGATGGCTAAGGCCCTAAGGAATGAGAATGCTTTGAACTAGGAGTGGATGAGTCCCTTTTGGATGTCTCGACATAGTGGGTGCTCTAAATAAGAAGAGAATGAGACTATTTATAGCTTTCAAACCCGATTTTCTTGTAATTATTGGTGATTCTAGGGCAAAATATGGTTGAAGAGTTAGGATTAGAGATTGCTatatggcatcatctcatgggctgAATGAGGTGGTAAAATGATAATTTTGGGTATGGAAATGGACATCAGAGTACATACATGTCAATCGCATACTTAGGTTTTGAAAAGAGGAGATTTCATATACTCGAGGGACGCCACCCCAAAAAGGGGGAGTGTCATGTTGCCGACAGCAAGTTGGTTGCCACTGGTCCTCACATAGACTCCCTACTTTGGCAAGCGGCCTCCTTCAAGCGTGTGGAGACTTTGTTGTAAAGGTTGCTACTTTGAGGTCGTGCATATTTCTCTGATTGGGCTTGCTTTTGAGCTTGGGTTCGGGCTTGGTTTTTAAGCTTAACCAGGTGAGTTAATTAGGTTGTTAGATTAGGTGGgctgactaggtgagttgactcatcAAGCTGCCTCGAGGCTTTAAGGTTTTAGATTCTTAGGGTATAGGATTAGGTTGAATGggatgagtttagggtttaggatagGGGTTTCTAGGGTTTGAGCTTATATGGTTAGGGTTTAAGAGTGGGGTTTTGGTTGACCATCCATCAGTTTAAACTCAATCAACTTATCAACCTGGGATGGGTGTCTATAGGGTGATTCTTACGTTGGTCTACACAGTAGATTCTGGGTAAGGGCCTTAGTTACGGAAAAGATAAGGGTTAGGTATCATTTCCACCCGTGCGATGCACAATCTTTACTTTATGAGACTATACGATTTTTAGGGGGATCCTCCAATATTACCGGATTAAGCCATACCACGTGGGGCACAGGGCCCCGGTGGGCGAAATACTAAAAAGTAAAGGCAACATAAGAGTATATGTGTGTGCAGATGTTGTTGACATTCAGGGTATGTGCGGAGTGGATACAGCCTAATATgagatgtgagaaggaaaatgaaaaatcagacaccgtattttattttttaaaaatggatggtcggACATCCTGAATTCTGACCATACTCACTGATTTTTATGTCTTCCTTGACTTTGACCTTCAACTCATAGAGCaagttgaaaggaaaacaaaaatttcaGAGGTGGCAGAGGGCCAAATGCATTTGGGTGCGTAAAGCTTTCAAAAAAGGGGGAGCTGGGCTGAAACTGCCTTCAATGGACTGACGGAGCATATATTATGCAATACTCTAGCACCTCTGCCTCTGCTCGCTTCTCTATGTCTAACGCTCATAAGATCTCTTTAAATAGATGATGACAGCTCTGTCAGCCGCTGATCCTAACAAATCGGAGCGTGGCGTAAGGGGGGCAGAGCCTGCGATTGGACTGGCCTATCTACACCAAAAAACAATCATTCAGGGACTGGTTTTGCATAGAACTAGTCGTTCCTAGGCCCGTTCTACGTAGAACCGATCCTTGACAAATTAATTTACCTATAAATAGACCTTTATGGTTCGTTTATAGGTATTGTACATTTTTTAATAGGTTTTGCATCCCGTTGGTATTCTAGAGACCATATTCCTCTTTTGGCATGCTGTCTTTATGCTCCAGTGATGATCGATCTGATATGATGGTTGTCTTCAGGGCTTATCATATGTTGTATGGGTACTTTGATTAGCACTAAGTTGAAGTTGACGAGTAGGATTTAATCTCACTTAAGGTGGGGGCCATGCCTAGAAACAGTCGTTGCAGGACCATTATCACTCAAAATTAGTCCCTACAGGACCGTTTTACCAAAAAAAGGGTCCCTGCAGGACCACAAGATGTCTATGGACGCAGATGTTGTGTACAACTGATTGTCAAAATAAGTAAACACCCCATCTCTGAATTAGATGTAGACGCGATCTAATTTATTCCTCACCAGAGTGTCATTTATTGAGACACTCGTTGGTTATAGCTCAAACTGGACGTCTTATGAGAGTTGGGAAAAATGTTGTAATTTGTCCATACACATTTTGTGGCTTTATGAGGCATTAAACTATAGTTCTTTTACGTCGTGATTACCAGATGTACATCAAAGAAGTTTGTGAGTTTGAATTGTTGGTGGTTAGAGCCCCTGGgctttttgtgaccttataagaATAAGACACTTTAATTTGAAAAGGTAGTGTTTGATGCTACTGTTGcacttgatgtcttaaatcttgttttttggtatactcgaccggtcgagggagctgctcgattagtcgaggcttgctcgactcgaagtccagcgagcacaGGTTTTGGGTGTCCGAGCTggtcaaccagtcgagggtcaggctcgaccaatcgagggggtccctcgaccagtagaggcctcggctcgactggtcaaggttACTCAGATTCGAGTCCAGATCTTGTGCAGACTGCgaaaatctgaggcggtttcacaagggtgcgaaagtaaagtttcttaaactataaataggggtccttagggctattctaatgtattctaaggctccctaaaggtattctaaagggttctagggttatcagagggtgtagtaagggtgagattcgaggttgttcgaatcgagtaagccctctctctttctaagtgatgctttcatagtggaattctgtcactttgtgccgtggttttttcccgcaagggttttccacgttaaatctgtgtattCTCTTGTATGTACTTGGTgccattgtattgctatcctagatctagatctatgtgattctgcaggccaaaa
This DNA window, taken from Magnolia sinica isolate HGM2019 chromosome 14, MsV1, whole genome shotgun sequence, encodes the following:
- the LOC131226075 gene encoding 3-dehydrosphinganine reductase TSC10A isoform X1 — protein: MALLFLLLLPLSLLLLLSFLVRPRPTKIPIKSRHVFITGGSSGIGLALAHRAAAEGARVSILARSPGKLEEARDSIRLATGVDVATFSADVRDFDAVRQAVDAAGPIDVLVCNHGVFVAQELEKQDVDGVKFMIDVNLMGTFHLIKAALPGMKNRAGRGPGSIVLMSSQAGQVGVYGYTAYSASKFGLRGLGEALQQEVIADDIHISLVFPPDTDTPGFVEEMKVRPEVTNIIAASSGAMKADEVADKTLNGIKSGSFIITCNFDGIMLSVATAGLSPQRSYLMAFFEVLAAGFMRIVALCFQWNWYGIIERRQKQKNSQKQQDPPRPKPL
- the LOC131226075 gene encoding 3-dehydrosphinganine reductase TSC10A isoform X2, translating into MALLFLLLLPLSLLLLLSFLVRPRPTKIPIKSRHVFITGGSSGIGLALAHRAAAEGARVSILARSPGKLEEARDSIRLATGVDVATFSADVRDFDAVRQAVDAAGPIDVLVCNHGVFVAQELEKQDVDGVKFMIDVNLMGTFHLIKAALPGMKNRAGRGPGSIVLMSSQAGQVGVYGYTAYSASKFGLRGLGEALQQEVIADDIHISLVFPPDTDTPGFVEEMKVRPEVTNIIAASSGAMKADEVADKTLNGIKSGSFIITCNFDGIMLSVATAGLSPQRSYLMAFFEAKSSRTRQGRNHYDPFSFG